The Chryseolinea soli nucleotide sequence TTCCTGAGTATAGCCCCACTTATAAAGTGCAGGGTGGCAGTAATGATAGAAATGCATGCAAAGAATAACCATACTGCATATCCTTGTCATATCGATGATCTTGCGTAGTGCCTGTTCGTTTTCTCCAGTTGACATAATTCACATTGTTTTAGAGGCGAAGACCTTTTCTTCTTTTTTTTCTTCTTCCTAACCGTAATGCGGCATCTGGATTTGCGGATAGGGTGTGCTCCGATTGGATGAGCTGCTGTAACAAAGAATCACCGGATGAGGTGGATGTATGATCATCTGTGATTGGATCGACTCGTGAGAATCCCGGACGGAAAGGTTTTACCGCATCTTCGTTCATGGTGAGTCTCTCCATAATAGCGCTGGCGCTATAGGCTTTCCCCAAATCACTACCATTAAACACGGTCCTGTTTGTATTATCGATGAAGGTGATTCCATACGTGCGTCCTTGTGGGTTCGTTCGGAGGATGGTATGCACATTGTTCTTTAGCAATACTTTTATCAGTTTCTCACGCGTTGAAATCGAATTATCACGCAGAGCCTTGTCAATAAGTACCTTTAGCTTTTCGTTTTGCGGCTGACGAAGGACTTCATTGAGTTTGAATTGCTTTTCCAGGTAACTCAGCATGGGCTTACCCCAAATGGAGCTTGCTTTTATAGGGATGCCTACCCGTTCGCCCTTTTCATTCACCATGGAGTAGAGAAGTCCTTTCTTTTCAAACATCTTTGATTGCTCATTGCCGCGGTCTGCGACAACATTGAACTGCCTGAGGACGGCATTCAATTCCGGCAGGGAGGTGTACTTGTAGGATCGTGTCACCGCGTTTACCACATTTGAAATCGCCTTCTTGGTTAGGGACTTGCCGTAAATCGCTTTTTCGATATTCACCGGTTGAATGACAACATCGTTACTCTTGTTCTGCTTTTCGGCAACAACCAGGTTAAATTCCTTTTCGATTTCCTTTCTCGCTTTTTCGGATTCGTTTTTTCCCAGATAGTGAATCGGGATTCTCTTACCATCCTTTTTTATGATGGTGGTCACGATATGGACGTGCTGGTGCGCTGCATCCTTGTGTTCGTATACTAGATAAGGCTGATCGCCAAAACCGATTCTGTTCATGTACGTGGTGGCTATTGCATTGAGCTCACTAACCTTTAATCTTTCGGTCGCGTCAAAATTGAGCGAGATATGAAGCGTGTTGGTTTTGGTACGCTTGTTCCGGTTATTGAGATCGGTGAACCGGTTGAGCTTATCATAGAACGTAAGCTTACCGACTTCGTCTTTAAACAGGTTGCCCATAATGCATTCCGCCTTCCCTTCGAGGACCTTGTGCTCGTTGTAATTAAGGGCACCTTGTATGTCTTTTCCACTAATCACTTTGGCGACCATTATTAAGTTGATTGATCAGTACAGTTAGCTTTTCTACCACACTTTTCACCTTGTTGTACTCGTCCAGTACCTTCAGCGCTTCAAATATTTTTTGCGCGGGGATGGTGGTGCTGTTGAAATAGCGTGTGACCTGGTTAATATTGGTGCCAATGGCATTCAACTCTTTTCTGATTGCTGTCATTTCGACCGATAGCGTTTCTTTCGATTCGTCTTTGTGATACCATATAATTTCCTCTTTGTACAGGATCAGGCGAGCTAACTCTCCAAGTGAGTTGCTATTGCTTTTTGAAAGCCATCCTTCCATTTTCTTAAGAAAAGGGTCAGACACTCTTATGGTGATTTTGTGAATGAGCTTTTCATCAGCTTCAACTTTTTTGCGCGTCATGATTTAATATTTAAAGTGGACACAGAAGCCGAGTTCCGAGGCTTCGATCCCCGAAGCGCGAATGCGGTGAGGGGCAAGAGAACAAATGCGCCAGCATTTGTACATCTTGCTGATGCCGAAAAGACGGCATCGAGTATAAGCAGGAGGGTTGTTGCTTTGGGTGTCATATCCTTAGATTTTTCGCCAGGGATTGTTCTTTCGGGAAGGGAAATCCCGATTACTTTTATTGTCCCGGAGCACTTTTTCAATTTCGTCTCGGTCGTAAAGAATAACTCCACCGATTTTAGTAAAAGGCAAGATCCCTTTGATTCGGAGGTGCTGCAGCGTGCCTTGGGAGATGGAAAGCATCTTCAGAATTTCTTGAGTCTTCAGCCACTTACGAGTGGGAGGGCTCTGACTTTCTGACACCATTTTTCTGACTTCCCGAAGCAGGTCCCGCTTGAAATTCTCCAGTTTTTCCTGTGTTATTTCTGTTGTTGTCATATAGCGTTACGATTAGCGATCCAGTACAAAGAACTCAGTTGGGGACTTCGCAAACCAGATACAAAGGGTACGGTACCCCCCTAAATGATTCAGGATCAGGATAAAAAAACATTTTTCCATAAACTGAAAATGATTGCGGAAAATTTTCAGGCCAATAGGGGTAGGGGTTGAGAGCCTATAAGCGAGAAGGTAAAAAGAGGTGGTCATACGTTTCTTAATGTCTCTAGACTGGTGAATATTTTATCATGGACACAGAAAGGCTCTTTGAATTATTAAACCGGATTTACCCTGTTTCCGAGGAATTCAGGAATGCCATTGAAAGGGAGCTTATTCAGCTTTCTTTTCCTAAGAATCATGTACTGCTAGAACCACCCAATGTTGCGGGTCATTCCTATTTTATCAATTCCGGATTTGCCATATCCTATACCTATTTTGAAGGAAAGAAAGACATTACATGGCTTTGGCCTGCTGGTGGAATCATGGTAGCGGGAAAGAGTCTTTTTGAACAAGTCGCCTCCAGAGAATTTATTCAGCTGGTTGAACCAAGTGAGCTTTTGTGCATGAGTTATCACAGCCTCCTAAAGTTGTTTGAGGCCTATCCGGAGACTAATATTTTGTATAGGGCCGTGCTTCACCAATACTTTGAGCAGAGTCAGGCACGCATTGAGGACATGAAAAATTTAAGTGCTATCCAGAACTATCGTAAACTGATTAATGGATTTCCAGGCATCGAACAAGTCCTTTCGCAAGAGCAGATATCCTCCTACTTAGGAATTGCTCCACAATCTCTTAGTCGAATGAAAAAGCGAAATGAGCGGTCTTAACATTTGTTAAGCGAAAGTCTGAACCTAGGGTATAAGAAGTCTGAACCCTGGATAACGAATTTATTGTCGAGACTCCTCTAATTTCGTAGTGTAAAAACAGTTATCCTGTGAAAAGAGATAAAATATTAAACCTGAGCTCATTTTTGTTGGCGTCACTCTTCTCCTATGCGGCGGGGAGTAAATTGTTAGACGTCCAAAAATTTCAGGTGGAGCTAGGGCAGTCGGAAATGCTGAACTTTATAGCGGTCCCGGTTTCATTCATCATCCCTGTAGTGGAAATACTGCTGGCGATTCTTGTTTTTGTTCCTGGGTACCGGCTAGTGGGAATGTACGCGTCCTTCAGCCTAATGATAGTCTTCACCACCTATATCATCATTATTATGAACTACAGCTATTACATTCCCTGCTCGTGTGGTGGTGTACTAGCAAAGCTTGGATGGCGGGAACATTTGTTTTTTAACGGTGCATTTATTTTGGTTGCACTGGCAGGGATTCTAAGTCACCATGACATAGACAAAAAAGATCTGATTTGTAAACCGCGCCAACTATGAAACGCGCGAATGTACCGACCTCCGTTGAAATGCGCGGGACAATTGAAAATTCTTTTATTGGAGACTATAGGATTATTTCTGTTATGAAGGCTAGTCCGTTAGGAAGGGTGATGATGGCTATATACTTCAGGAATTTCTGGTTCAGAACCTGTGTATTAAAAGAAGCTATTATACTTGATATGAGTTTGGCGAGTAGAACCAGACGAGAGCGGCTTTCCTGGCAGTTTGAACTGCACAAGCGACTCGCTGGTGAGTTGCCGGTAGCCAGTCCTATTGGCATGTTTGAGTCAGAAGATGCCGCCTACCTTGTGTTAGACTACGTCAAAGGTGAAATTTTGCAGGACGCAATAGATCGAGTTTTTATTGAACATTCCTTTTCGGCCCTTTCAAAAGAGAGAAGGAGTTGCATAATCAGCTGGCTTTTGGAGATTGTTCAGATAATCGAAAAAATGCATGCCCTCGGATATATACACAGGGATATATCCGCTTCGAATTTTATTGTCTCCAAATCTGGGCAATTGTATTTATTGGATATGGAGATGGCTTTTGACTTTGCAGGCCAAGGGAGGTCACGTCCGTTGTTCCAAGGGTCGACCCCAGGATATTCTTCGCCGCAGCAGCTGCGTGGCTCCAGGCCAATTGTCCAAGATGATATCTACGCAATAGGGGCATTAATCCTGAACGGATTAGCCCATATGCATCCAAGGACAGCGAACCTGAAGGACCGCGGGAAATTGATTGCATTGCTACAGAAATCCATTGGTCATGCAGAAATTGTCAAGCTCATTGTGGAATGCCTGGACCCAACTCCTAGCCGAAGACCGGAATTAAGCAATATCAAGCAAGCGTTGAGTTCCTTTAAGTTCCTGGTTTAGCATGGAGTAGACCATCCAAAGAAAAGCTTGGGCTATAAGATTTTACTAGTAAAGCAGGAGATCGCCGAAAACCTGGGAAAGAGTAGGCATAGTGATTAAAACCAATTTAATTATGAAAACTGCAAGAATTTTTCTGAGCATTATTGCGCTGTTGTTGGGATTTGCCGGTGCGGTGACTTCCAAAACCATGACCGACATTACCAATCATGGTGTCATCCAGAACACGTCAAATCAGTTCGCGACGATTGAGGCGAATGTTTGCGACAACGATTTGAATGGTGGGGCGCAATGTACGTTGCAAAACGGAAGTGCGTCCAATGCCTATAAGGTGTCAGCTCCTTCCAAACCATTGTTCCGGCCTTCTTAACCTAACCTGCATAGGGCTGGCAATAGCCAGCCCTATTTTATTGGCCACGCTATGAATCGTCACACTAGGCAGATTTGCTTTAGAATCGGAAGCGCGCTACTCGGTGGTGTGGGATTGGTATTCCTGCTACACTGGTACAGCATTTGGAATCGTGGTTACGTTGGAGGCGGCTTTATTCGGAATTATATTCCGGCACCCTTGTCTACTTCTTCGTCTGTGAACCTTGAATTTAATTCCTTCTATATTGCTGGTTTAACGAAGGACAGCATATATCTAGGTAACCACACCGCGCCTTTGACAGTTAAGGTCCTTGACTGGAAGTTGGCGGACGGGTCGGTAAAACGCCTTAGATTACGGCCGCCGGATAGCTTGTATCGGGGTTCTGTTAGATTGCATGTTGAGCCGTCATCATCTTATTATGTGTTGAATGGCCGAACCGGAAGAATATACTTTAGATCTCCAATGGACTCAATAGCGGATGAACTCTTCAGGGAGCGCTTATATTTTAAAAATGCAATTCCGATAGATGCTCGATCTTTTATATTGAAATCGGAAAGCTCCCAAACACATCGAGATATACTTATTAAGCAAACAAATCGAACGATGTCTGTCGATACGACGATATTGGAGCGTCAAATTGATGGTGTATTTTGTACGGACGGCATGTTGCACTATTCTCCTGTGTTAAGGAGGGTGGTCTATGTCTATTACTATCGAAACCAGTATATACTTGCCGATACAAACCTTGCCCGGGTAAACCGCTTCAGAACGATTGATACGACCAGTCGGGCAAGAATTAAGGTTTCGATTATTGACTCCGATGGTTCAACCACGCTTGGTGTGCCACCTGTCGTTGTAAATCGAAGGAGTTGTGTTTTTGGCGTTTGGTTGTTCATTCAATCGGGCCTTGTCGGGGACAACGAAGATCCGAACGATTTGAGTCGTTATGCGTTGATGGATGTATACAATTTAGCTACTCATCAATACAAGTTTAGTTTTTATCTACCCTTTGCGGGTAGGAATCAACTCACCTCGTTTGCTGTTTTTGAAAATCGTATCGCGGCAGTGTATGGCCAGCACTTATTTGCTTATGAAATGAGACCAGATGCCTTTTGGGACTGAGTTTCAGTCTGGTGGAAAGCAAATTTCACGACATATGCCATTTTTTGTACACACTTCGACTTTTTTCTGGTGTGGCTTACATATAAGGGCCTCTCTTCGACGAATTTTAACAAATTCAACTTCAAAGTCATTCAGACCATTTTCCTTCAAATGCGAATTCAATAGCTTTACTATTCCGTTGTCGGTAATGAATCGGTCTATAACCTTCTTTTCATCATTTTCTAGTTTTGGCATAGGTTTATTGATTAACAGTTAGTAGTAGAGAATCTTTAACGTTTGTCTTCGCGCCGACGTCATTGAGGACGGTCACTCTGATTTTAATGTTCGTTCCAATGGGGTAAAAAGGTGCGCCATAGTAACTTGTGACATATGACGTATCACTGGAAGCCAGCTGTAGTTGCCTGTATCTTCCGTTGGCTTTCGTTCCGTCCTGGAGAAAATCTTCAAAGGCCACTTTTGCGCCTTTGGACACATTTTTTCCTTT carries:
- a CDS encoding relaxase/mobilization nuclease domain-containing protein; the encoded protein is MVAKVISGKDIQGALNYNEHKVLEGKAECIMGNLFKDEVGKLTFYDKLNRFTDLNNRNKRTKTNTLHISLNFDATERLKVSELNAIATTYMNRIGFGDQPYLVYEHKDAAHQHVHIVTTIIKKDGKRIPIHYLGKNESEKARKEIEKEFNLVVAEKQNKSNDVVIQPVNIEKAIYGKSLTKKAISNVVNAVTRSYKYTSLPELNAVLRQFNVVADRGNEQSKMFEKKGLLYSMVNEKGERVGIPIKASSIWGKPMLSYLEKQFKLNEVLRQPQNEKLKVLIDKALRDNSISTREKLIKVLLKNNVHTILRTNPQGRTYGITFIDNTNRTVFNGSDLGKAYSASAIMERLTMNEDAVKPFRPGFSRVDPITDDHTSTSSGDSLLQQLIQSEHTLSANPDAALRLGRRKKRRKGLRL
- the mobC gene encoding plasmid mobilization relaxosome protein MobC, producing the protein MTRKKVEADEKLIHKITIRVSDPFLKKMEGWLSKSNSNSLGELARLILYKEEIIWYHKDESKETLSVEMTAIRKELNAIGTNINQVTRYFNSTTIPAQKIFEALKVLDEYNKVKSVVEKLTVLINQLNNGRQSD
- a CDS encoding helix-turn-helix domain-containing protein, coding for MTTTEITQEKLENFKRDLLREVRKMVSESQSPPTRKWLKTQEILKMLSISQGTLQHLRIKGILPFTKIGGVILYDRDEIEKVLRDNKSNRDFPSRKNNPWRKI
- a CDS encoding Crp/Fnr family transcriptional regulator encodes the protein MDTERLFELLNRIYPVSEEFRNAIERELIQLSFPKNHVLLEPPNVAGHSYFINSGFAISYTYFEGKKDITWLWPAGGIMVAGKSLFEQVASREFIQLVEPSELLCMSYHSLLKLFEAYPETNILYRAVLHQYFEQSQARIEDMKNLSAIQNYRKLINGFPGIEQVLSQEQISSYLGIAPQSLSRMKKRNERS
- a CDS encoding MauE/DoxX family redox-associated membrane protein is translated as MKRDKILNLSSFLLASLFSYAAGSKLLDVQKFQVELGQSEMLNFIAVPVSFIIPVVEILLAILVFVPGYRLVGMYASFSLMIVFTTYIIIIMNYSYYIPCSCGGVLAKLGWREHLFFNGAFILVALAGILSHHDIDKKDLICKPRQL
- a CDS encoding serine/threonine protein kinase → MKRANVPTSVEMRGTIENSFIGDYRIISVMKASPLGRVMMAIYFRNFWFRTCVLKEAIILDMSLASRTRRERLSWQFELHKRLAGELPVASPIGMFESEDAAYLVLDYVKGEILQDAIDRVFIEHSFSALSKERRSCIISWLLEIVQIIEKMHALGYIHRDISASNFIVSKSGQLYLLDMEMAFDFAGQGRSRPLFQGSTPGYSSPQQLRGSRPIVQDDIYAIGALILNGLAHMHPRTANLKDRGKLIALLQKSIGHAEIVKLIVECLDPTPSRRPELSNIKQALSSFKFLV
- a CDS encoding DUF6520 family protein, with the protein product MKTARIFLSIIALLLGFAGAVTSKTMTDITNHGVIQNTSNQFATIEANVCDNDLNGGAQCTLQNGSASNAYKVSAPSKPLFRPS